The following coding sequences are from one Clostridia bacterium window:
- a CDS encoding response regulator transcription factor, whose protein sequence is MIKVLIVDDQELIRESLTLMLNAHDTLEVVGSAANGREAIEMTKKYKPDVILMDIRMPGIKGVECIRIIKEHYKTIKIIVLTTFDDDEYIYQSLKNGADGFLLKGISKQELIKAIITVYNNGASIDPDIAKKVLVLFGKLAKSSMVSRVEDQDIQSLTKNEIKIIQLIGRGLSNKEITKELHYSEGTIRNYISNILKKLDLRDRTQIAIFALQSGIMLKNIEEEL, encoded by the coding sequence ATGATTAAAGTTTTAATTGTTGACGATCAGGAGCTTATCAGGGAGAGTTTGACGCTTATGCTAAATGCTCATGACACCTTAGAAGTAGTAGGCAGTGCTGCAAATGGCAGGGAAGCGATTGAGATGACCAAGAAATATAAACCAGATGTTATATTGATGGATATCCGAATGCCTGGGATCAAGGGCGTTGAATGTATTAGAATTATTAAGGAACATTATAAAACTATAAAAATCATTGTTTTAACAACCTTTGATGATGATGAATATATCTATCAATCGTTAAAAAATGGCGCAGATGGTTTTCTTCTTAAAGGTATTTCTAAACAAGAGTTAATTAAAGCGATTATAACAGTTTACAATAATGGTGCTTCAATTGACCCTGATATAGCAAAAAAAGTGCTTGTACTTTTCGGCAAGCTAGCCAAATCCAGCATGGTCAGCAGAGTTGAAGATCAAGATATTCAATCTCTTACAAAAAATGAGATTAAGATTATTCAATTGATTGGAAGAGGTTTATCCAATAAGGAAATCACAAAAGAGCTGCACTATAGCGAGGGGACTATACGTAATTATATCAGCAACATTCTTAAAAAATTAGATTTGAGAGATAGAACCCAAATCGCTATATTTGCCTTGCAATCGGGTATCATGCTAAAAAATATAGAGGAGGAGCTATGA
- a CDS encoding sensor histidine kinase has product MNVKMNIVSLQHYINFYSSQTQIYFYSLKNTMDSFNLILFISFFLFLIQAKISENKEYIDLNNKLKEKVEELKVANEKLEIYTKKSAEMAKMKERNRLAREIHDILGHSLTSITTGIEACLDLIDSNPPKAKKHIIKIREISQKGLVDVRRSVKELKVDSIEKYALIPAIKQLVEELNTFSGTQIDLHIEGQELKMKNDEGQAVYRVIQESITNALRHGKATYVRVDLIFKHDELIIKVRDNGKGCQAISKGFGLMHIEERIRMLGGQVEFQSVQNRGFTTLVSIPTRWRISL; this is encoded by the coding sequence TTGAATGTTAAGATGAACATTGTATCTCTACAACATTATATCAATTTTTATAGTTCTCAAACACAAATTTATTTCTACAGTCTAAAGAATACTATGGATTCTTTTAATCTGATTTTATTTATCTCTTTCTTTTTATTTCTCATACAAGCTAAAATAAGTGAAAACAAAGAATATATAGATCTTAACAATAAGTTAAAAGAGAAAGTAGAAGAATTAAAGGTAGCAAACGAAAAGCTTGAAATATATACAAAAAAATCTGCAGAGATGGCCAAAATGAAGGAGAGAAATCGTCTTGCAAGGGAAATTCATGATATATTAGGTCATTCCTTAACAAGTATTACAACTGGGATAGAGGCATGTTTAGATTTAATTGATTCTAACCCGCCAAAAGCAAAAAAACACATAATCAAAATAAGAGAAATATCCCAAAAAGGCTTGGTTGATGTAAGACGGTCAGTAAAAGAATTAAAAGTAGACAGTATTGAAAAATATGCCCTTATACCAGCTATAAAACAATTAGTAGAAGAACTCAACACCTTTTCGGGTACTCAAATTGATTTGCATATTGAGGGCCAGGAATTGAAGATGAAAAATGACGAAGGACAAGCGGTCTATAGGGTGATTCAGGAGAGCATTACTAATGCCTTGAGACATGGTAAGGCTACATATGTTAGGGTAGATTTAATATTTAAACATGATGAACTTATAATTAAGGTGAGAGATAATGGAAAAGGCTGTCAAGCAATAAGCAAAGGTTTCGGATTAATGCACATAGAAGAACGGATAAGGATGTTAGGTGGACAGGTTGAATTTCAATCAGTCCAAAATAGGGGTTTTACTACACTGGTATCTATTCCAACAAGATGGAGGATTAGTTTATGA